One genomic region from Terriglobus aquaticus encodes:
- a CDS encoding FMN-dependent NADH-azoreductase → MASLLRIDVSPRGNASYSRRLGDTFTEAWKSAHSGGSVAERDLAVNQPTYVDIQWIQGAFSAPDQQTDAHKAALKLSDEYIAEVKAADHILITTPMYNFTVPAVLKAWIDHVVRVGVTVNYTDKGPVGQLNGKKVTVIVASAGAYVKGTPTENFNYLNPYLQHILGFIGITDVTFVNAEGGAGVQYGKISEADYLKPSEDKIAELAKA, encoded by the coding sequence ATGGCATCTCTTCTTCGCATCGACGTCAGCCCTCGCGGCAACGCCTCCTACTCCCGCCGCCTCGGCGACACTTTCACCGAAGCCTGGAAGTCCGCTCATTCCGGCGGCTCCGTTGCCGAGCGTGACCTCGCGGTGAACCAGCCCACGTACGTCGACATCCAGTGGATCCAGGGCGCATTCAGCGCTCCCGATCAGCAGACCGACGCGCACAAGGCAGCCCTCAAGCTCTCCGACGAGTACATCGCGGAAGTCAAAGCCGCCGATCACATCCTGATCACCACGCCCATGTACAACTTCACGGTGCCGGCGGTGCTGAAGGCCTGGATCGACCACGTGGTCCGCGTCGGCGTCACGGTGAACTACACCGACAAGGGGCCGGTCGGCCAACTGAACGGCAAAAAGGTCACGGTGATCGTCGCCAGCGCAGGCGCTTACGTGAAGGGCACGCCGACGGAGAACTTTAACTACCTGAACCCCTATCTGCAGCACATCCTCGGCTTCATCGGGATTACAGACGTGACTTTCGTCAACGCCGAGGGCGGAGCCGGCGTACAGTACGGCAAGATCTCTGAAGCCGACTACCTGAAGCCCAGCGAAGACAAGATCGCCGAACTTGCCAAGGCGTAG
- a CDS encoding cupin domain-containing protein produces MTSRRDLCLSLPALAALARLAETSAVAQQAQHVDGAVADHLPSGTALLRDNTIFRANQLPIKTSAVGSSQAVTHGTLPTGEGVELHNSTLGAGLQPHPPHQHEHEEFIFIREGQVDWLVDGKREPAGPGDILYAASNVLHGMRNTGTTTASYFVLAIGPNLKSA; encoded by the coding sequence ATGACCAGCCGCCGCGATCTTTGCCTCTCCTTGCCCGCTCTGGCCGCCCTTGCGCGCCTGGCCGAAACCTCCGCGGTCGCGCAACAGGCCCAGCACGTGGATGGCGCCGTCGCCGATCACCTGCCCAGCGGCACTGCTCTGTTGCGGGATAACACGATTTTCCGGGCAAACCAGCTCCCCATCAAGACGTCAGCAGTCGGCAGCTCCCAGGCCGTCACCCACGGCACGCTGCCCACCGGCGAAGGTGTCGAACTGCACAACAGCACCCTGGGTGCCGGGCTGCAACCCCATCCGCCGCACCAGCACGAGCATGAGGAATTTATCTTCATCCGCGAGGGACAGGTGGACTGGCTGGTCGACGGTAAGCGCGAACCCGCCGGCCCCGGCGACATCCTGTACGCTGCCTCCAACGTGCTGCACGGCATGCGCAACACCGGTACCACCACGGCCAGTTACTTCGTCCTGGCCATCGGCCCGAACCTCAAGTCCGCATAG
- the thrS gene encoding threonine--tRNA ligase yields MSDATIQITLPDGSTRDVPRGTTPFQIAQSISPRLAEAVVVAKIRSAAATTEGAEEQTDAAHGGAQTEEAMYSDVATAERVVDLAEPLQESVHLWLLKETDPEALRVVRHSAAHVMATAITELFPEVKLGHGPATDHGFFYDILREKPFTPEDLIAIEARMAEVVARNEPFRHEWIGHEEALKGYEEQGDFMKVHFVSKFTKPGENVSFYRNGEFLDFCRGPHVPTTGRVRAFKVMNLAGAYWLGDEKNPQLQRLYGTAFFQKKELDAHFKHLEEIKARDHRVIGKQLDLFSIQEIAGAGLIFWHPKGAIIRKEMEDWMRAECLRRGYDLVVTPHVMRRELWKISGHEGFYGDNMYSPMELDDAEYRLKPMNCPGHILIYKNSPKSYRDLPVRYAELGNVYRYERSGTMHGLLRVRGFTQDDAHIFCTPGQIEDEIVACVEFAEEVLKKFGFAEFKVELSTWDASKPQDYTGAPEDWQVAIDSLKSALGRKGIPYREIPGEAAFYGPKIDVKLVDVLGRLWQLSTVQFDFNLPKRFELEYTGEDGEKHQPVMVHRALFGSVERFFGVLIEHYAGAFPLWLAPVQVGLVPISEKHLDYAAEVKAELEAAGLRVELDARNEKMNAKIREFGLQKVPFVLVMGDKESAAKAVSVRTRGVGDQGSVPLSEFVARAAGLLQEKSATL; encoded by the coding sequence GTGAGCGACGCAACCATTCAAATTACCCTGCCCGACGGCAGCACCCGCGATGTGCCCCGGGGCACCACGCCGTTTCAGATTGCGCAGAGCATCTCGCCCCGGCTGGCGGAAGCCGTGGTGGTGGCGAAGATCCGGTCGGCTGCCGCGACGACCGAAGGCGCAGAGGAACAGACCGACGCCGCGCACGGCGGAGCGCAGACCGAAGAAGCCATGTACAGCGACGTGGCCACCGCAGAGCGTGTGGTCGATCTTGCCGAGCCGCTGCAGGAGTCTGTCCACCTGTGGCTGCTGAAGGAGACCGACCCCGAAGCTCTGCGGGTGGTGAGGCACTCGGCCGCACACGTCATGGCGACGGCGATCACGGAGTTGTTCCCCGAGGTGAAGCTGGGCCACGGGCCGGCGACGGACCACGGCTTCTTCTATGACATTCTGCGAGAGAAGCCGTTCACGCCGGAGGACCTGATCGCCATCGAAGCGCGCATGGCCGAAGTGGTGGCGCGCAACGAGCCGTTCCGCCACGAGTGGATCGGCCATGAGGAAGCGCTGAAGGGCTACGAAGAGCAAGGCGACTTCATGAAGGTGCACTTCGTTTCGAAGTTCACCAAGCCGGGCGAGAATGTCAGCTTCTACCGCAACGGCGAGTTCCTGGATTTTTGCCGAGGACCGCACGTTCCGACCACAGGCCGCGTTCGCGCCTTCAAGGTGATGAACCTGGCGGGCGCGTACTGGTTGGGCGACGAGAAAAATCCGCAGTTGCAACGCCTGTACGGCACGGCGTTCTTCCAGAAGAAGGAGTTGGACGCGCACTTCAAGCACCTGGAAGAGATCAAGGCGCGCGACCACCGCGTCATCGGCAAGCAGCTTGACCTGTTCAGCATCCAGGAGATCGCCGGCGCCGGCCTCATCTTCTGGCATCCCAAGGGCGCCATCATCCGCAAGGAGATGGAAGACTGGATGCGCGCGGAGTGCCTGCGCCGCGGCTACGACCTGGTGGTTACGCCACACGTTATGCGTCGCGAGCTGTGGAAGATCAGCGGCCACGAGGGTTTCTACGGCGACAACATGTACTCGCCCATGGAATTGGATGACGCCGAGTACCGGCTGAAGCCGATGAACTGCCCGGGCCACATTCTTATCTACAAGAACTCGCCCAAGAGCTACCGCGACCTGCCGGTGCGCTACGCCGAACTGGGCAACGTGTATCGCTACGAGCGCTCGGGCACCATGCACGGCCTGCTGCGCGTGCGCGGCTTTACGCAGGACGATGCGCACATCTTCTGCACGCCGGGTCAGATCGAAGACGAGATTGTCGCCTGCGTCGAGTTCGCGGAGGAAGTGCTGAAGAAGTTCGGCTTTGCCGAGTTCAAGGTCGAGCTATCGACGTGGGACGCCAGCAAGCCGCAGGATTACACGGGCGCGCCGGAAGACTGGCAGGTGGCCATCGACTCGCTGAAGTCGGCGCTCGGGCGGAAGGGCATTCCGTACCGCGAGATCCCGGGCGAGGCCGCCTTCTACGGTCCCAAGATCGACGTGAAGCTGGTCGACGTTCTGGGTCGGCTGTGGCAGTTGTCGACGGTGCAGTTCGACTTCAACCTGCCGAAGCGCTTCGAACTGGAGTACACGGGCGAGGACGGCGAGAAGCACCAGCCGGTGATGGTTCACCGTGCGCTGTTTGGCTCGGTCGAGCGCTTCTTCGGCGTGCTCATCGAGCACTACGCGGGCGCGTTCCCACTGTGGCTCGCGCCGGTGCAGGTGGGCCTGGTGCCCATCAGCGAAAAGCACCTCGACTACGCGGCCGAGGTGAAGGCCGAACTGGAAGCAGCTGGTCTGCGCGTGGAACTGGACGCTCGCAACGAAAAGATGAACGCCAAAATCCGCGAGTTCGGCTTGCAGAAGGTGCCGTTTGTCCTCGTGATGGGCGACAAGGAATCGGCGGCGAAGGCAGTCAGCGTTCGCACACGCGGCGTAGGCGATCAGGGTTCGGTGCCGCTGAGCGAGTTCGTCGCGCGTGCAGCCGGCTTGCTGCAGGAGAAGAGCGCAACGTTGTAG
- a CDS encoding glutathione peroxidase: MPLDIYTIPITRIDGSVGSMADFRGQVLLVVNVASQCGLTEQYEGLEHLQKRYGDRGFNVLGFPANDFGQQEPGTDQEIQKFCTGNFGVSFPMFSKIQVVGPEKHPLFAELIAQQPTAAGEGKHAWRQHLVEFGVEPNAEPELLWNFEKFLVSRTGQVVARFSPDTLPLAQPITVAIEAELAR; this comes from the coding sequence ATGCCTCTGGATATCTACACCATCCCGATCACTCGCATCGACGGCAGCGTCGGCTCCATGGCCGATTTTCGCGGACAGGTGCTGCTGGTCGTCAACGTTGCCAGCCAATGTGGTCTGACGGAGCAGTACGAGGGCCTCGAACATTTGCAGAAGCGCTACGGAGACCGCGGCTTCAATGTACTCGGCTTTCCGGCCAACGACTTCGGCCAGCAGGAGCCCGGCACCGACCAGGAAATCCAGAAGTTCTGCACAGGCAACTTCGGCGTCAGCTTTCCCATGTTCTCGAAAATTCAGGTCGTCGGCCCCGAAAAGCATCCGCTGTTCGCCGAACTGATCGCGCAGCAGCCCACCGCAGCTGGTGAGGGCAAGCACGCCTGGCGTCAGCACCTGGTGGAGTTCGGTGTGGAACCCAACGCCGAGCCCGAACTGCTGTGGAACTTCGAGAAATTCCTCGTCAGCCGCACCGGGCAGGTGGTCGCCCGCTTCTCACCCGACACGTTGCCGTTGGCGCAGCCAATCACCGTCGCCATCGAAGCCGAACTGGCCCGCTAG
- a CDS encoding cold-shock protein yields MEQGTVKWFNDAKGFGFISRDNGEDVFVHHTAIQAQGFRSLQEGQRVQFNVVKGPKGWQAENVQAA; encoded by the coding sequence ATGGAACAGGGTACTGTGAAGTGGTTCAACGATGCCAAGGGCTTCGGCTTTATCTCGCGCGACAACGGTGAGGACGTATTCGTCCACCACACCGCCATCCAGGCACAGGGCTTCCGCTCTTTGCAGGAAGGTCAGCGCGTCCAGTTCAACGTGGTCAAGGGACCCAAGGGCTGGCAGGCTGAGAACGTCCAGGCAGCATAG
- a CDS encoding GlsB/YeaQ/YmgE family stress response membrane protein yields MHHGIIVTLIIGLIIGVVAKLLMPGKDPGGFIITALLGIAGSFVGSYLGQAIGLYQPGQPAGFIMSVIGALILLALYHLIRRRTA; encoded by the coding sequence ATGCACCACGGGATCATCGTTACGCTCATCATCGGCCTCATCATCGGTGTCGTCGCCAAGCTCCTCATGCCCGGCAAGGATCCAGGCGGCTTCATCATCACTGCCCTGCTCGGCATTGCCGGATCGTTCGTGGGCAGCTACCTGGGTCAGGCCATTGGTCTGTATCAGCCCGGTCAGCCCGCCGGCTTCATCATGTCGGTCATCGGCGCTCTGATCCTGCTGGCGCTGTACCACCTCATTCGCCGGCGTACCGCCTAG
- a CDS encoding MFS transporter, with the protein MHEAQLNARPINRPAQVLFASLIGTAIEFFDFYIYATAAVLIFPSLFFPKSDPATQVLLSFATFGVAFIARPIGSALFGHFGDRVGRKVTLVLALGTMGLSTVLIGCLPGYPTIGLAAPLLLALFRFGQGLGLGGEWGGAVLLAVENAPPGKRAWYGMFPQLGAPVGFALSGAVFLLLSHNMPNAKFLAWGWRLPFLASAILVLLGLYVRQTITETPAFSKALAQHEQVKVPFFSVVRSHTRPLIAGVLVALATFVLFYLMIVFSLSWGTTALHIPRETFLLLQLLGVVFFAATIPISAILAERGRRRVMAAVTVAIGIFGFVLAPLFQHGTSGAAAMLIIGLTLMGLTYGPLGTVISELFPTAVRYTGASLAFSLAGILGASLAPYIATWLAQRYGLQSVGWYLTGSAVLTLAGLAMVPETKAIALE; encoded by the coding sequence ATGCACGAAGCTCAACTGAACGCCCGGCCCATTAACCGGCCCGCGCAGGTCCTGTTCGCCTCCCTCATCGGCACCGCGATCGAGTTCTTCGACTTCTACATCTACGCCACAGCCGCGGTGCTCATCTTTCCGAGCCTCTTCTTCCCGAAGAGCGACCCCGCGACGCAGGTGCTGCTCAGCTTCGCCACGTTCGGCGTCGCGTTCATCGCGCGGCCCATCGGCTCCGCGCTCTTCGGACATTTCGGCGACCGCGTCGGCCGCAAGGTGACGCTGGTTCTTGCGCTCGGCACCATGGGCCTGTCCACCGTGCTCATCGGCTGCCTTCCGGGCTACCCCACCATCGGCCTTGCCGCGCCTCTTCTGCTGGCGCTGTTCCGTTTCGGCCAGGGCCTTGGCCTGGGTGGCGAGTGGGGCGGCGCCGTCCTGCTTGCAGTGGAAAACGCACCACCCGGCAAGCGCGCCTGGTACGGCATGTTCCCCCAGCTTGGAGCGCCAGTCGGCTTCGCGCTCTCCGGCGCGGTCTTTCTCCTGCTGAGCCACAACATGCCCAACGCGAAGTTCCTGGCCTGGGGATGGCGACTGCCGTTCCTTGCTTCCGCCATCCTCGTTCTGCTGGGCCTCTACGTTCGCCAGACCATCACGGAGACGCCGGCCTTCAGCAAGGCGCTGGCGCAGCATGAGCAGGTGAAGGTGCCGTTCTTCTCCGTGGTCCGGTCGCACACGCGACCGCTGATTGCGGGCGTTCTGGTCGCGCTCGCCACGTTCGTCCTGTTCTACTTGATGATCGTCTTCTCGCTCAGTTGGGGTACGACCGCGCTGCACATCCCGCGCGAAACCTTTCTTCTGTTGCAACTACTGGGAGTGGTTTTCTTCGCGGCAACCATTCCCATTAGCGCCATCCTGGCTGAGCGCGGACGTCGCCGCGTCATGGCCGCCGTAACCGTCGCCATCGGCATTTTCGGTTTTGTTCTCGCTCCGCTTTTCCAGCATGGAACCTCCGGGGCCGCAGCCATGCTGATCATCGGACTAACTCTGATGGGCCTTACCTATGGCCCGCTGGGCACCGTCATCAGCGAACTGTTCCCGACCGCCGTCCGATACACCGGGGCCTCGCTCGCGTTCTCGCTCGCCGGCATCCTCGGAGCCTCGCTGGCACCGTATATTGCCACCTGGCTGGCGCAGCGCTACGGCCTGCAGTCGGTTGGCTGGTACCTGACCGGCTCCGCGGTGCTCACGCTTGCCGGGCTGGCCATGGTGCCTGAAACGAAGGCCATCGCCCTCGAATAA